The DNA segment TCGACCATACCACCAACTGGGCGGTCGGTGCCGCGGCGGCCCTGCTCGGTTTCGGATTTTCCCATCCGGAGATCCACCACAGCCTCTTTTTCTTCGCCCTTGCTCTCGTCTACGTCCTGCTCTTCGTCGAGGCCCGGCGCTACCGTTTTTACGACGCCTACGAGTACCGGGTGCGCCTGCTCCACCAGAACTTCATTTACGGAGTGCTGACGGGAAAGCTGGAGGTCGAAGAAGGTTCCTTCTGGCTCGCCGAGCTCGCCTCGGACCTGAAGTATCCCCAGTACAAGATGGATTTTCTGCATGCTCTCGGCCGCCGGCTCCACGCCAATTACGCCTACCTCTTCGGTATTCTGCTCGTCGGCTGGCTGGTCAAGATCAAACTCCACCCCGTACCCGCCCGCACCTGGGGGCAATATCTCGAGCAGGCGAGTCTGGGCAACCTGCCCGGCTGGGTGACGCTCCTCTTCATCCCGTTGTTTGCCGCGCATATCCTGGTCCTGGTCCGCCTCAGCCGCAAACCCGGCGGCGGTCGGGATTTTCTCTATTCCGGCTCTCGTCATGACGGCACAACGGCGCCATGATCCCCTTCCCTTCACTCCCCGAGCGATGCCCGCATGAATGAATATTGCAAGACGACCCTCGCCAACGGCCTGCGGGTGGTGACCGTGGAAATGCCGCACCTGCACAGCGCCGAGATGGCCTGCTACGTCAAGGTCGGCGGTCGCAACGAGGAACTCGCCACGGCGGGGATTTCCCACTTTCTCGAGCACATGATTTTCCGCGGCACCGGCGACTTTCCGACCAGCCTCGAGTTGGAGCGGGCCTTCGAGGCAATCGGCGGCGCGGTCAACGCCGCCACCGATGCCGAAAC comes from the Desulfuromonadales bacterium genome and includes:
- a CDS encoding DUF2270 domain-containing protein, whose protein sequence is MAQEIPAPEKLTRSETITALSHYYRGEVTRSLAWRQRLDHTTNWAVGAAAALLGFGFSHPEIHHSLFFFALALVYVLLFVEARRYRFYDAYEYRVRLLHQNFIYGVLTGKLEVEEGSFWLAELASDLKYPQYKMDFLHALGRRLHANYAYLFGILLVGWLVKIKLHPVPARTWGQYLEQASLGNLPGWVTLLFIPLFAAHILVLVRLSRKPGGGRDFLYSGSRHDGTTAP